Part of the Aquimarina sp. MAR_2010_214 genome is shown below.
ATTCACTACATATTCCTGAAACATGGCTCCATTAAATTTAAAAATATTCATACTTACTCGAAGTTTACCAGATCCATCTTTATAGAGCTCACTGTCTTCGACTGATGGTTTTTCTATTATATTTTTCAAAAACCCTTCTTCATCCAAAGATACCAGAGCAAATCGAGCTATCCGTTGCAAACTAAATTGCAACGTATCTCTATCATAACTCACAAAAGCATTTACATGATCGGTACTGCGTAAAGCTTTTAAAGCAGCTTCAGAATACAAATTATCGCTATTACAAACGGTATAGGTTTCACTATTCAGTTCTGGATATTGTGTGATTGCCTGATGAAGAGCATCTGCGGTTCCAAAAGGTTTCTCTCTATCTTTTGGGATATATTGTATTGCATAGTTAATAGTGAGACCATGAAAATTATTTCCACCAGGATTATCTCCATAAAACTCTTTTATCAGGTTTTCTTTTTCTCCAATAACAATGAATATATGTTTATACCCTGCCTCTTTAGCATTATACAAAAGATAATCCATCACAGGTCTCCCACTTGCATCTATACTAATAAGAGATTTTGATCTCGTATTAGCTTGCGCTGTTAAGTCTGTACTTAATCCGGTTTTTATCGCCTTCTTCATTCGTGAAGACGCTCCTCCTGCCAAAATGATTAAATTTTCATGCATAATTTCTCCTTGCTTTAAACAACTCTTGCTCCAGAGTCTACGTTTACAATATAAGCTGTTTTACCTTCTCGTTTAATAGCTTCTACAACGTATTGCTCCTTATCTTTTGGAGCTATAGCGACAATACTACCTCCTCCACCTGATCCAACAATTTTAACTCCATAAGCCCCAGCTTCGATTGCACTATCTACCATTTTATCTATTACCGGAACAGTTATTTTAAGAATATTTTTTAGAATAAGATGATGCTGATTCATCAAATCCCCTATATACTTCATATCAGGATTTTCTTTTCTAAATTCCTGTAAAGCTTTAAGGGTTATAGCATGATTTTTCAATGCTGCAAAAAAATACGGTTTTAAATCAGATGGGATATATTTTTCATATTCATCATATTCCTCAAATGATGTCGATTTTATATTGAAATCAGGTCTTTTAAGCTTCACGTATGCTATAGCTTTTAGTGCTTTTTCTTTTCGATCTCCCAGAGTACCAATTGTTTCTTTTTTCACTCCAGATTCTCCTACGATTAATCCTGGTATATTATGCGGAATAATTTCATACGATGTTTCCTCACTGGTATCAATAAATAAAACCCCACCCAAACCAATCGAGTATTGATCCATCAATCCTCCAGGCTCGTTATGCTCCAGAACTTCGGCTTCATAAGCTATTCTAGAAACTAGTATTGAAGTAACTTCCTGGTTTGCACCGAATGCTTCCAACAGAAATCTTATCCATGCTACAATCAGCGCAGAAGAACTAGAAACTCCTGCATTAATCGGCAAGTCTCCTTGTATTTCAACATCATAACCTCTATCAGGGATACAGCCATATCGTCTTAGCACTCTTAGAGAAGAAGCAAAATAATCCCTATGCTTAATCTGTTCAAACTTTTCATCTATCAGAATATCTCTTTCTTCTCCAATATCTGGCAACTTTATTTTGAAAAGAGCAGTTGTATTTTCAATAGCGTTTAGTTTGATATATTTATCTATCGCGCATGCAATAACGGGTAATCCAAGATAATCCTGATGATCTCCAAACAAGCAAGTTCTTCCCGGAGATACTATATTTATTTTTCTCAAAATTGCTTTTAAATAATGTATGTTTTACAATAAACCATCTTAATAATCTCTATTAAAATTAATAGGTATCCTTAATCCAGTTGTAAGGTTTTCTTTTGAGCCACAATCCTCTCGTAAAATCAGGAAAATCCTGCGGTTCTCCATTATTATCTATAGAAACTTCTGATAGTGGTGTAATTGCACTCCATGCAGCCGCATCATATACATCTAATGGTGGTGCAATATTTTGTTTTGCAGATTGCACAAAGGCATTAATCACAAAAAAATCCATTCCGCCATGACCAGCACCCATAGCATGTTCTCCATATTTTTTCCATAAAGGATGGTCATATTTTGCCAGCCATTCGTCTGCCTGGTCCCATTTATGTGATTCAGATTTTCCTTCTATGTATATTCTGTTTCCATCAACTTCCCACAATCCATTGGCTCCCTGAACTCTAAATCCTAATGAATAAGGGCGAGGTAAATTACAATCATGAGTAACTATAATGGTTTCTCCCATTGTAGTCTCAATAGTTGAAGTAATCACATCCCCTTGTTTAAACTTAACTTTTGCATTTGGATGGTTTTCTCCTCCATTTTTCACAATATAATTGTGCAAACCTATACTCTTTGTTGTATTAGATGTAATTGAAGAAAAACGATTTCCTCTATTAATATTACACATTGTAGCCATTGGTCCAACACCGTGAGTTGGATATACATCTGCATTTCTTGCTACCGAGTGCTGCGTTCTCCACTTTGATTCTGAAATACCTTTTTCACCAAACTCTACTCCTTTTCCATATGCCGTTTTTCCATCATTTAATTTTACAAACCTCAGATCATGTTGATATCCACATCTAAAATGCACCAATTCTCCAAATACATTTTGTCTAACCATATTTAAGACAGCCATAACATCTCGTCTATAATTAACATTTTCTAAAATCATAAGATGTGTGCCTGTAGCTTCATGGGTATTTACCAAATCCCAGCATTCTTCAAGAGTATTTGCAGCAGAGACTTCAAGGCCAGTATATTTACCAGCTATCATAGAATCCTTGGCCATCCTGGTATGCCATAACCAGGGAGTAGATATAATTACAGCATCTACATCCTCCAGGCTTAATAAATTTCTGTAGTCATGCTCGTTTTTACCAAAGATTTTTGGTTTATTTTTTCCTGCTTTATTGATTGCTTCTAAAGAAAGATCTATTCGAGTCTGATCAATATCACAAATAGCCGTTACTAACACATCATCTCTTAAAAGAACATTTCTTAAATGATTTGTTCCTCTTAGACCAACACCAATTAATCCTAATTTAAGTTTCTCTTTTTGACTACCTCCATTATTGCCAAAAGTTAAGTTAGGCAGCACAGAAATCCCAGCTCCTGCTATTGCTGTTTTTTTAATAAAATTTCGTCTAGATTTGTGTGCATTCATGATATTTAGTTTTTCTATTACATGCGTTAAATATAATAGAAAAGCCCATAGCTAAAAAGGTCTAAGCACTTCTTTTTTTTACTACATGAATTGTTAGCTTTTATTTCCCAAAGTGGTTCTGTTTCATTGCATGGTTAAGATGCGTTCTGAAGTATTTTAAGTTGATTTTTAACCATAAAAAAAACCCTTCATATAATATATGAAGGGTTTTCAAGGAAGGCGGCGACCTACTCTCCCACGATTGTAGTACCATTGGCGCTAACGGGCTTAACTTCTCTGTTCGGAATGGTAAGAGGTGAGCCCCGATGCTATAACCACCTTAAATCTTTATTAGTACCTGAGTAGTTGAGTAATAAGTATTGAGATTTTATCTCTCTATACGCTATACTAACAGCTCACTACTAACATAATAAGTTGACATATTGATTTAATATACGATAAAAGAACACTAAAATTAGCTTGCAAAGCAATTCTCCACTCCGATAGTTGCCTATCGGAGTGTGCGCATAAGCCTATGGGTTATTAGTACTACTTGGCTATGACATTACTGCCTTTACACCTATAGCCTATCAACGTGGTAGTCTCCCACGACCCTTTAAAGAAATCTCATCTTGTGGTGGGTTTCGCGCTTATATGCTTTCAGCGCTTATCCCTTCCGAACGTAGCTACTCTGCAATGCTCCTGGCGGAACAACAGATACACCAGCGGTTCGTCCAACTCGGTCCTCTCGTACTAAAGTCAGATCCACTCAAATTTCTAACGCCCACTGTAGATAGAGACCGAACTGTCTCACGACGTTCTGAACCCAGCTCGCGTGCCACTTTAATGGGCGAACAGCCCAACCCTTGGGACCTTCTCCAGCCCCAGGATGTGACGAGCCGACATCGAGGTGCCAAACCCCCCCGTCGATGTGAGCTCTTGGGGGAGATCAGCCTGTTATCCCCGGAGTACCTTTTATCCTTTGAGCGATGGCCCTTCCATGCGGAACCACCGGATCACTATGCTCTACTTTCGTACCTGATCGAGCTGTATCTCTCTCAGTCAAGCTTGCTTATGCCATTGCACTCTACGCACGATTACCAACCGTACTGAGCAAACCTTTAGAAGCCTCCGTTACTCTTTTGGAGGCGACCACCCCAGTCAAACTACCCACCAAGCACTGTCCATCTCACGATGTTAGGCTTCGAATAAGCAAAGGGTGGTATTTCAACAATGACTCACACACGCCTGGCGACGCATGATCAAAGTCTCCCACCTATCCTACACATTACTTATCCAAAGTCAATACTAAGCTATAGTAAAGGTTCACGGGGTCTTTTCGTCCCACAGCGGGTAACCGGCATCTTCACCGATACTACAATTTCACCGAGCTCATGGCTGAGACAGTGTCCAGATCGTTGCACCATTCGTGCAGGTCGGAACTTACCCGACAAGGAATTTCGCTACCTTAGGACCGTTATAGTTACGGCCGCCGTTTACCGGGGCTTCAATTCAATGCTTCTCCGAAGATAACATCTCCTCTTAACCTTCCGGCACCGGGCAGGTGTCAGGCCATATACATCATATTTCTATTTAGCATAGCCCTGTGTTTTTGATAAACAGTCGCCTGGACCTTTTAACTGCGGCCCATCCGAAGATGGGCGACCCTTCTCCCGAAGTTACGGGTCGATTTTGCCTAGTTCCTTAGCCATGAATCTCTCGAGCACCTTAGAATTCTCATCCCAACTACCTGTGTCGGTTTATGGTACGGGCTGCTTCACTTGTTTTTCTTGGAAGTCGATTCGCTAGATTATCACCTCGACCGTAGTCTTAGTGTACTATCGGGACATTACTGTTCCCTTCAACGCACATTTCCGTCAGTGCGCACTAACTTCTCGCCTCCGTCACTTTTAGTGTGAGCAGGTACAGGAATATTAACCTGTTGTCCATCCACTACCCCTTTCGGGTTCGCGTTAGGCCCCGACTAACCCTCAGCTGATTAGCATAGCTGAGGAAACCTTAGTCTTTCGGTGTGCGGGTTTCTCGCCCGCATTATCGTTACTTATGCCTACATTTTCTTTTGTAGATGCTCCAGCATACCTCACAGTACACCTTCAACGCCACTACAATGCTCCCCTACCGCCATTACTGGCCCATAGCTTCGGTAATATGCTTATGCCCGATTATTATCCATGCCGAACCGCTCGACTAGTGAGCTGTTACGCACTCTTTAAATGAATGGCTGCTTCCAAGCCAACATCCTAGCTGTCTAAGCAGTTCAACCGCGTTTTTTCAACTTAGCATATATTTTGGGACCTTAGCTGATGGTCTGGGTTCTTTCCCTCTCGGACATGGACCTTAGCACCCATGCCCTCACTGCTGGTAAACATTTTATAGCATTCGGAGTTTGTCAGGAATTGGTAGGCGGTGAAGCCCCCGCATCCAATCAGTAGCTCTACCTCTATAAAACTATACCAACGCTGCACCTAAATGCATTTCGGGGAGTACGAGCTATTTCCGAGTTTGATTGGCCTTTCACCCCTACCCTCAGGTCATCCCAAGACTTTTCAACGTCAACGGGTTCGGTCCTCCACTTTGGATTAACAAAGCTTCAACCTGCCCAAGGGTAGATCACACGGTTTCGCGTCTACTACTACTAACTGTATCGCCCTATTCAGACTCGCTTTCGCTTCGGATCCGATGCTGAACATCTTAACCTTGCTAGTAAAAGTAACTCGTAGGCTCATTATGCAAAAGGCACGCCGTCACACATAAATGCGCTCCGACCGCTTGTAAGCGTATGGTTTCAGGATCTTTTTCACTCCCTTATTCAGGGTTCTTTTCACCTTTCCCTCACGGTACTGGTTCACTATCGGTCTCTCAGGAGTATTTAGCCTTAACGGATGGTCCCGCCAGATTCATACAGGATTACACGTGTCCCGCACTACTCAGGATACTACTAAATTAATGCTCTTTACTTATACCAGGCTATCACTGTCTATGGCTCCTCTTTCCAAAGGATTCTAATTCATCACATCTCTTATATCGTAGTCCTACAACCCCACAACTGCCGTAACAATTATGGTTTGGGCTAATCCGCGTTCGCTCGCCACTACTAACGGAATCACTTTTGTTTTCTTCTCCTCCGGGTACTTAGATGTTTCAGTTCTCCGGGTTCGCCTCCATTGCTGGATACTATATCTTCAATATAGTGGGTTGCCCCATTCGGATATCTACGGATCAATAGGTATGTGCCCCTCCCCGTAGCTTTTCGCAGCTTATCACGTCCTTCTTCGCCTCTGAGAGCCTAGGCATTCCCCATACGCCCTTAATTAGCTTATGCGTCTTGCTTTAACTTGCTCTTTTAGTTTTTGTCGATACTAATAAAGTAACTAAATTAGTATCAACCTCTTTTATTATCATTAATTGTAAACAATTAATGCTCGTATTTTTAAATCAATATGTCAATGAACGTTTTTCTTATCATTAATATAAAATCAATGAGTATAAAGACTTTTTCATATCATGAATCCTGTGCTTTATAATCTATCAATCCTTATATCTAAAGAATCGTGGAGAATATCGGAGTCGAACCGATGACCTCCTGCGTGCAAGGCAGGCGCTCTAGCCAGCTGAGCTAATCCCCCATTATTTGAAATTCAGAATGTCGAATTTAGAATTACGAATAATGTGACTTAAACTCTATCTTCTAGAATTTCCTTTTTCAATATATTATGAACTTATCAAATGTAAAATGTAAAACCGAAAAATAATAAACTGAAAAGTAAACAAAAATTAACTTTTACATTTTAAATTTAAACTTTTACATTTTAAATTTCGTAGTCTCAGGCAGACTCGAACTGCCGACCTCTACATTATCAGTGTAGCGCTCTAACCAGCTGAGCTATGAGACTGTCTTTTAGTAGTGAGTAATCAGTAATCAGAATTAGATCAAAATCTAAAAATCTTACCTAATACCTAATACTCTGTACTCAATACTAAATAATTAATTAACAGCATAAAGACTAAAAACAACCAAGATACATTCCATCGTATCATTTCTGGTCTCCTATTAAATAGGAAATCTCTAGAAAGGAGGTGTTCCAGCCGCACCTTCCGGTACGGCTACCTTGTTACGACTTAGCCCCAGTTACCAGTTTTACCCTAGGCCGCTCCTTACGGTGACGGACTTCAGGTACTCCCAGCTTCCATGGCTTGACGGGCGGTGTGTACAAGGCCCGGGAACGTATTCACCGGATCATGGCTGATATCCGATTACTAGCGATTCCAGCTTCACGGAGTCGAGTTGCAGACTCCGATCCGAACTGTGATAGGCTTTATAGATTCGCTCCTGGTCACCCAGTGGCTGCTCTCTGTACCTACCATTGTAGCACGTGTGTGGCCCAGGACGTAAGGGCCGTGATGATTTGACGTCATCCCCACCTTCCTCGCGGTTTGCACCGGCAGTCTTGCTAGAGTTCCCGACATCACTCGCTGGCAACTAACAACAGGGGTTGCGCTCGTTATAGGACTTAACCTGACACCTCACGGCACGAGCTGACGACAACCATGCAGCACCTTGTAAATTGTCCGAAGAAAAGTCTATCTCTAAACCTGTCAATCTACATTTAAGCCCTGGTAAGGTTCCTCGCGTATCATCGAATTAAACCACATGCTCCACCGCTTGTGCGGGCCCCCGTCAATTCCTTTGAGTTTCATTCTTGCGAACGTACTCCCCAGGTGGGTTACTTATCACTTTCGCTTAGCCACTCAGACCGAAGTCCGAACAGCTAGTAACCATCGTTTACGGCGTGGACTACCAGGGTATCTAATCCTGTTCGCTACCCACGCTTTCGTCCCTTAGCGTCAATTAATTGTTAGTGATCTGCCTTCGCAATCGGTATTCTGTGTAATATCTATGCATTTCACCGCTACACTACACATTCTAACCACTTCACAATAATTCAAGACTTGCAGTATCAATGGCAATTTTCCGGTTGAGCCGAAAACTTTCACCACTGACTTACAAACCCGCCTACGGACCCTTTAAACCCAATGATTCCGGATAACGCTTGGATCCTCCGTATTACCGCGGCTGCTGGCACGGAGTTAGCCGATCCTTATTCGTAGAGTACCGTCAGCATCTCACACGTGAGATGGTTTCTTCCTCTATAAAAGTAGTTTACAACCCATAGGGCAGTCTTCCTACACGCGGCATGGCTGGATCAGAGTTGCCTCCATTGTCCAATATTCCTCACTGCTGCCTCCCGTAGGAGTCTGGTCCGTGTCTCAGTACCAGTGTGGGGGATCTCCCTCTCAGGACCCCTATCTATCGTAGCCTTGGTATGCCGTTACCATACCAACTAGCTAATAGAACGCATAGTCATCTTATAGCAATAAATCTTTAATCCTTAGTGAATGCTCACTTAAGATACTATAAGGTATTAATCCAAATTTCTCTGGGCTATCCCTTACTATAAGGTAGATTCTATACGCGTTACGCACCCGTGCGCCGGTCGTCAGCGAGTGCAAGCACTCCTGTTACCCCTCGACTTGCATGTGTTAAGCCTGCCGCTAGCGTTCATCCTGAGCCAGGATCAAACTCTTCATCGTTTGTCTTTAAATATTATTCAAAACAATACAACGGAATTATAATCGTATCTCAATAATGTCTCTAGTCTTTATTCTTTGTATAAACTATTAATAGTTTAATACGCGCTGTCAATCAATATGTCTATGAACTTTTTTAACTAATAAAGCAATCTTCATCGCTATTAATTATAGATCGTAAATAAGGAATCGAACCCTATAAATGTTTACAAAAAACACCCTAAACCAATACTACTATTTTTATGAACTATGCTTTGTTTCTCTAAGCGGGTGCAAATATACAACCCTTTTTATTTCTACAAAGTTTTTTTTGATTTATTTTAAAAAAAAATTCTAAGAAAAAATCAAACTAAATCTCAATGAACTCGCAAAAACATATCCCATTTTTGCAGGGCGCAAACATACAACCCTTTTTTATTCTGACAAGACTTTTTTGATAAAGTTTTTAAAACTTTCTCTTAACCTGAAAATCAAAAAAATAAATCTCAATGAACTCCCAAAACAATATTCCGTTTTGCGGGTGCAAATATAAAAACCTTTTTATTTCTAACAACACCTTTTCTTAACTATTTTAAAACTTTTCCTTAATATCTTGATATTACACCTTTTACATTATCAATAAAATTATAGATGGTACTACAACTCCAGATATAGGTATCTCAATCTAAACATAGAAATGTTTTTTCTCCCCAGAGAAGTATACTACTATAGTATTTAATTGTTCATTTTAAATACGAACAAAGGATTATATAGTCGATATTTTATTTAATAGAATTGCGCTTAAGTATAATCCAATTCCGAAAATGGTATGTGTAAGCAAGCTTTTTATCCTGCCTATAGTTGGATTTGGCATATCTGATAATGCCACTCCAAATCCAAATGCAGGCTGCATAATAAAAAAAGGAGCGACGATAGTAACAAGACCTATTACAATGGCTGGCTGAAGAGTTGGATTAGTTAACCAATCTTTTTCACAAACAAATACCAATAAAAACGCAAATGATATACCTATTATATAATGCGATAACCAACCTATTATCAGTTCATTTTTTAATGATGGTGAATTAAAAATTTTATTATGAAAGAATTTTCCTTTGGACATATAGCCTATCCAACGACCAAGAAGACTATAGTCTAGTGATTTTATTTTAAACATACTTAATATATATGACCAAACATCCATTGTAAATGTAGCACCAATACCAATAATTATTGTTTTCAATATCCAATTCATTTTAAATTTGCTTTTTGATTCATTTAGACAATTAAGGAGTAGATAATAAATAGGAGTACTATTTATGGGTTCAAAATTAGTGCTCACATGAGTTACTGGAGCAGGACAAAATTGTAGTTTACTAGGATTTATCTAAAAAAACTTATGTCTAAACACCTTGGGTGAGCATTTCATATGTTTTTTAAAAAACCTGATGAAGTAGGATGTATCATCATATCCTAAATCATAGGCGATACTACTTATTTGGTTAGAAGTAGTCAAAAGATATCTTTTGGCTTCCAAAATCATGTATTCATTAATTAATTCGGAACATGTTTTACCTACTGTAGATTTAGTAACTGCATTAAGCTGATACAAAGAAAGGTTCATCATTTCTGCATATTGAGCGGCACGTTTACAGGTAATACTATGTGTTTCTAAAAGTTCTAAAAATTCTTCAAGTCGTTCTTGTGAATATGGTGTACCACCACCTTTATGGTCTGTTCCAATATTTCGACTAAGTTCGGTAAGTAATATACTTAAGTTTGCATTAATTACTTCCCGGTATCCATCATCCTTATTTGTAAATTCCTGAAAGATAGCATCTAAAATGGATAGTGATTTTTTAAAATCATCGATATCAAGTTGATAAAAGTTTACACCACTTATTTTCCTTAACAATTCTGCCTTCACCTTATCATGAGCTACGTAAGAATTGGCATTAAAATTAAGTAAATACCCTGTACATTTTTCATTTAGTGTAAGTTGATGTACCTGACCAGGGCGAATAAAAAATATGGTGCGAGCGCAAACATTGTAAGGAACAAAATCTATTTCATGAAAACCAGTTCCCTGCTCTAGTGCAAGTAAGAAGAAAAAATCATGCCTATGAAGACTTTGGGTCATAGATTTTCCACTCAACATCTTCTTAACATTCTTAATTGCAAAAATAGATTCATTTGAGTTTGCATTACCTTTTCTTACAGGAATGTCTTGCATTATAAGTCTCAGGGATTTAAATTTAACTTGTTTTTTTATGAGCATTAAATCATACACGAAGGCTTTATACCATATAAAGAATACTTCTAATTTTTCATTGGCACTAAGATAATTAAACAGATAAAAATGTAGCTCTGTTTATTTGCTTAGTTTATTCCAAATTTTCTTAAATCTTTCTAAATTATCAGAGCTTAGATCTTCATTTGCCATCAGGATTTGTCCTACGTTTGTTTTGGGATTGAACATCATAAAAGCAGATGCTCCTAAATCTGAACCTGTATGACCTATTTTCCCAGATTTAAAGTAAGCCATAAAAAGCCCGGTATTAGGTTCTCTCGGGTTAATATTCTGAACCTCGTTATTTTCATTAAAATTCTTAGCATATAACTCACTCCACGATTTTTTAGTAAGTAATGTACTATTTCCATTATATCCTTTTATGAGTTCAATTAAGTAAAGAGATATATCTTGTATGTTAGTTTTTAAGCTTCCATCGGGATATGTCACACAAGAATAAGGTTGTATAACTTGATCTTTTTCATCATATAATATACTATGTTGTGCACTATTTATATTCTCATAAAACCAACCTGTATTATTCATCTTTAATGGTGTGAATATATTTTCTTTAGTAAATTCATTAAAAGGTTTCGCACTAATTTTTTCAATTATATAAGCCGCTAATGCTGCTCCAATATTCGAATATTCATATTGCACTCCTGCTTTTTTTTTCAAAAAACTTTTCTTTACGCTCTTCCTATTATGATTAAGATGCTCATATAAGTATGCTCTTAAAGATATTTTTGGAGAAAGTTCATAAGCATATGCTGATTCGTATATTTTCTCATTATCCATAATTCCAGAGGTATGCGTTGCCAGATGTCGTAATGTAATGATGTTTGAATCATCGATATGCGGATTAACAATTTTAAAGTCCAGATATTCATTAATATCTTTATCCAAATCAATTAGTCCTTTCTCTTTGGCGATCATTAAGGAAACTCCAATAACTGTTTTACTCACCGATCCTATTGGTTGAATTGTATTTTTTGAATAGTTCTTCTTTTTTTCTTTATCGGCTAATCCAAATGCTTCTATTTCTAAGACCTCATCCTCATTAACTACTGCAGTAGCATAACCTGTAAATTTTCCGTCTTGAGATGTACAACTCTGGACACTTAAAAAAGTAATTAAAATAAAAGTAAAATACGATTTCATAATTATTGTTTTTTTTGATTGATATATTCATTTTGAAATTACACACTACTCAAACATTACATATCACCCTATCGAATAATTATTCTGTTGAGATTTGACACAAATAAATATGAAAACTACGACCCAAACGCTCCAACGCTTCTGTTGGCACCTATTTTTATAATGTTTTTTGGAGTGAAGATTTGAATTGGGATGGAGATAAACCGGTTTCTTTTTTAAATATTCTATTAAAACTGGTTTTGGATTTAAAACCAGATTCGTATGCAATACCCAGAAGTGTAATATTACTATACTCTGATGATTTCATTTTTTTCTTGACAGAGGCTACGCGATATTTATTCACATAGTCATAAAATGTAGTCTTTAAATATTGATTTAAAAATGCTGAGAGCTTTTTATCAGAAATTGAAATTGTACTTGCCAATCTGCTTAAAGTAAGATCTTCGTCTAAATATTTTTCTCCAACAGACATTACATGCTCTAATGACAATTTCAGATTATTCAATTCTTCATCGCTTATACCAGACAAATATTCGTTTTTTTTACCTTCTTTATCTTTTTCCTCTGGTGTATTGATCAAAAAATCAGGGAGTAGGATTTTTGACTGTTTAACTCCATAATATCCTAAATATGCTATTAATATAATTACTGAAACTAATGTCAAATACGAAGTTTCAAAATTTAGCTCTTTGACGTTGACTTCATACAAAGTAAATATCACATCCAGGCATGAAATCACGAGCACACCAATTAGCATTCGTTTCACCCAACCAAAATCATTTTCAGAAATGTTTGAAAAATTGAGTTTCATTGCACTTTTGTAGGTGTTAAATAATTTTAATGAATATAAGGTGTAAAAAATAAAATACATCATCAATAAAACGCCAAACAAATCACCATGATCATTGATAGTTTTTAAATAGTTAAAAAC
Proteins encoded:
- a CDS encoding sugar phosphate nucleotidyltransferase, which codes for MHENLIILAGGASSRMKKAIKTGLSTDLTAQANTRSKSLISIDASGRPVMDYLLYNAKEAGYKHIFIVIGEKENLIKEFYGDNPGGNNFHGLTINYAIQYIPKDREKPFGTADALHQAITQYPELNSETYTVCNSDNLYSEAALKALRSTDHVNAFVSYDRDTLQFSLQRIARFALVSLDEEGFLKNIIEKPSVEDSELYKDGSGKLRVSMNIFKFNGAMFQEYVVNCPVNEKRNEKELPTALLNMVKEHPTSIIGIPISEHVPDLTSKEDIAILKEYIEEYYVNMDWSR
- a CDS encoding mevalonate kinase, whose protein sequence is MRKINIVSPGRTCLFGDHQDYLGLPVIACAIDKYIKLNAIENTTALFKIKLPDIGEERDILIDEKFEQIKHRDYFASSLRVLRRYGCIPDRGYDVEIQGDLPINAGVSSSSALIVAWIRFLLEAFGANQEVTSILVSRIAYEAEVLEHNEPGGLMDQYSIGLGGVLFIDTSEETSYEIIPHNIPGLIVGESGVKKETIGTLGDRKEKALKAIAYVKLKRPDFNIKSTSFEEYDEYEKYIPSDLKPYFFAALKNHAITLKALQEFRKENPDMKYIGDLMNQHHLILKNILKITVPVIDKMVDSAIEAGAYGVKIVGSGGGGSIVAIAPKDKEQYVVEAIKREGKTAYIVNVDSGARVV
- a CDS encoding Gfo/Idh/MocA family protein, which produces MNAHKSRRNFIKKTAIAGAGISVLPNLTFGNNGGSQKEKLKLGLIGVGLRGTNHLRNVLLRDDVLVTAICDIDQTRIDLSLEAINKAGKNKPKIFGKNEHDYRNLLSLEDVDAVIISTPWLWHTRMAKDSMIAGKYTGLEVSAANTLEECWDLVNTHEATGTHLMILENVNYRRDVMAVLNMVRQNVFGELVHFRCGYQHDLRFVKLNDGKTAYGKGVEFGEKGISESKWRTQHSVARNADVYPTHGVGPMATMCNINRGNRFSSITSNTTKSIGLHNYIVKNGGENHPNAKVKFKQGDVITSTIETTMGETIIVTHDCNLPRPYSLGFRVQGANGLWEVDGNRIYIEGKSESHKWDQADEWLAKYDHPLWKKYGEHAMGAGHGGMDFFVINAFVQSAKQNIAPPLDVYDAAAWSAITPLSEVSIDNNGEPQDFPDFTRGLWLKRKPYNWIKDTY
- a CDS encoding DUF2938 domain-containing protein produces the protein MNWILKTIIIGIGATFTMDVWSYILSMFKIKSLDYSLLGRWIGYMSKGKFFHNKIFNSPSLKNELIIGWLSHYIIGISFAFLLVFVCEKDWLTNPTLQPAIVIGLVTIVAPFFIMQPAFGFGVALSDMPNPTIGRIKSLLTHTIFGIGLYLSAILLNKISTI
- a CDS encoding AraC family transcriptional regulator; this translates as MQDIPVRKGNANSNESIFAIKNVKKMLSGKSMTQSLHRHDFFFLLALEQGTGFHEIDFVPYNVCARTIFFIRPGQVHQLTLNEKCTGYLLNFNANSYVAHDKVKAELLRKISGVNFYQLDIDDFKKSLSILDAIFQEFTNKDDGYREVINANLSILLTELSRNIGTDHKGGGTPYSQERLEEFLELLETHSITCKRAAQYAEMMNLSLYQLNAVTKSTVGKTCSELINEYMILEAKRYLLTTSNQISSIAYDLGYDDTSYFIRFFKKHMKCSPKVFRHKFF
- a CDS encoding serine hydrolase; this translates as MKSYFTFILITFLSVQSCTSQDGKFTGYATAVVNEDEVLEIEAFGLADKEKKKNYSKNTIQPIGSVSKTVIGVSLMIAKEKGLIDLDKDINEYLDFKIVNPHIDDSNIITLRHLATHTSGIMDNEKIYESAYAYELSPKISLRAYLYEHLNHNRKSVKKSFLKKKAGVQYEYSNIGAALAAYIIEKISAKPFNEFTKENIFTPLKMNNTGWFYENINSAQHSILYDEKDQVIQPYSCVTYPDGSLKTNIQDISLYLIELIKGYNGNSTLLTKKSWSELYAKNFNENNEVQNINPREPNTGLFMAYFKSGKIGHTGSDLGASAFMMFNPKTNVGQILMANEDLSSDNLERFKKIWNKLSK
- a CDS encoding AraC family transcriptional regulator, whose amino-acid sequence is MKLNFSNISENDFGWVKRMLIGVLVISCLDVIFTLYEVNVKELNFETSYLTLVSVIILIAYLGYYGVKQSKILLPDFLINTPEEKDKEGKKNEYLSGISDEELNNLKLSLEHVMSVGEKYLDEDLTLSRLASTISISDKKLSAFLNQYLKTTFYDYVNKYRVASVKKKMKSSEYSNITLLGIAYESGFKSKTSFNRIFKKETGLSPSQFKSSLQKTL